A portion of the Patescibacteria group bacterium genome contains these proteins:
- a CDS encoding type II toxin-antitoxin system PemK/MazF family toxin — protein sequence MDDLGYKKDFDRWNTIKKTLDATEIFTPFKEGEVWWASLGVNIGREEDGKHEKFERPVIVLKKYNRDKLLIAPTTSKERDGQYIYGHTHDGIYYGIIFSQLRTISARRLSRIMWRMEPAPFQQLLEKVRRSL from the coding sequence ATGGACGACCTAGGATACAAAAAAGATTTCGACAGGTGGAATACGATAAAGAAAACGTTGGACGCAACTGAAATTTTTACACCGTTCAAGGAGGGCGAGGTGTGGTGGGCTAGTCTAGGGGTGAATATCGGGAGAGAAGAAGATGGAAAACATGAAAAATTTGAAAGACCGGTAATTGTGTTGAAGAAGTACAATAGAGACAAGCTCCTTATCGCTCCGACAACAAGCAAGGAGAGAGATGGGCAGTACATATATGGACACACCCATGACGGAATTTACTACGGCATTATTTTTTCTCAACTGAGAACGATAAGTGCTCGAAGACTTTCGAGAATAATGTGGAGAATGGAACCGGCCCCTTTTCAACAACTCTTAGAGAAAGTGCGTAGAAGCCTATAA
- a CDS encoding GNAT family protein: MKTLVFRAGRKVNLRPPLKKDLPLLLRWINDPEVNHYLAVNFPMLEKDEEKWLERVSEQKQTDVVFILTTKNGKAIGVMAIHQINWINGTATTGAMIGEKEYLGKGYGSEAKMLMLDYAFNRLGLRKISSNVLAFNGRSKRYSEKCGYREEARRKAQFFRDGVFYDEIWLAVFRESWLPLWKKYQKTGVI; encoded by the coding sequence ATGAAAACACTCGTATTCCGTGCTGGACGAAAAGTTAATCTGCGTCCCCCGCTCAAAAAAGACCTCCCTCTTCTTTTGCGCTGGATCAACGACCCCGAAGTAAATCACTACCTTGCGGTCAATTTCCCGATGTTGGAAAAGGACGAAGAGAAATGGCTTGAGCGCGTATCCGAACAAAAGCAAACCGATGTCGTCTTCATCCTTACCACCAAAAACGGCAAGGCGATCGGCGTGATGGCAATCCATCAGATCAATTGGATCAACGGAACCGCGACCACTGGCGCGATGATCGGAGAAAAGGAGTACTTGGGCAAGGGTTACGGCAGCGAAGCGAAGATGCTGATGCTCGACTACGCCTTCAATCGCCTTGGACTCCGCAAGATCAGCTCAAACGTGCTCGCCTTCAACGGGCGGAGCAAGCGTTACAGCGAAAAGTGCGGATATCGGGAAGAAGCTCGTCGCAAGGCGCAGTTCTTCCGGGATGGCGTTTTCTACGACGAGATCTGGCTCGCGGTGTTTCGCGAAAGCTGGCTGCCGCTGTGGAAGAAGTATCAGAAGACCGGCGTCATTTGA